A stretch of the Elephas maximus indicus isolate mEleMax1 chromosome 3, mEleMax1 primary haplotype, whole genome shotgun sequence genome encodes the following:
- the TMEM205 gene encoding transmembrane protein 205, with amino-acid sequence MEEGRDPGGLTKVVHLLVLSGAWGMQMWVTFVSGFLLFRGLPRHTFGLVQSKLFPFYFHITMGCAFINLYIMATQHAWGQLTFWEASQLCLLLLCLTLAAINARWLGPRTTAAMWALHTLEKDQGLGGEVPGSRQGPDPYRQLQGRDPKYSALRQVFFRYHGFSSICNLGCLLSNGLCLASLALNLGRL; translated from the exons ATGGAGGAAGGCAGGGACCCAGGAGGCCTGACTAAGGTGGTCCATCTACTGGTCTTGTCAGGGGCCTGGGGCATGCAGATGTGGGTGACCTTCGTCTCAG GGTTCCTGCTTTTCCGAGGCCTTCCTCGACATACCTTTGGCCTCGTGCAGAGCAAACTCTTCCCTTTCTACTTTCACATCACCATGGGCTGTGCCTTCATCAACCTCTACATCATGGCTACACAGCATGCCTGGGGTCAGCTCACATTCTGGGAGGCCAGCCAG CTCTGTCTGCTGCTCCTGTGCCTCACACTGGCAGCCATCAACGCCCGATGGCTTGGGCCACGAACCACGGCTGCCATGTGGGCCCTGcacaccctggagaaggaccaggGCCTGGGCGGGGAGGTGCCGGGCAGCCGCCAGGGCCCTGATCCCTACCGCCAGCTGCAGGGGCGGGACCCCAAGTACAGTGCCCTCCGCCAGGTCTTCTTTCGCTACCATGGCTTCTCCTCCATTTGCAATCTGGGCTGCCTCCTGAGCAACGGGCTCTGCCTTGCCAGCCTTGCCCTGAACCTCGGGCGCCTCTAG
- the CCDC159 gene encoding coiled-coil domain-containing protein 159 isoform X1, giving the protein MNRCDPLLAGLPRDSDYTVTCHCSSSLPSTVCLPTDRKCDKSWGSSSDKTLDCTTHWSRTSDLETLGPAASENTGTCVDWRPGWGSGLQPHGAPFFPNPDLMKESYNEQELLKRHYHITKKSLDTNSFKVKAKSTTMIPDSQKQLRVELESLKSQLQAQTKAFEFLNHSVTLLEKESCLQQIKIQQLEEVLSPTGCEVQKELHKWGLEQGRQELYGALAKGLQGLQKTLQDNEAVQQARITRCLQLLAQEIQDSKKFLWEELELVREEVTFIYQKLQAQEEEITENLVNIQKMQKTQVKCRKVLTKMKQQRYETWRDTEEMPGGSGSWKDDLQKELSDIWSAVHLLQNSIDGLTMSSGGCHKASSLRGHTGHRCLSPPPHSWDSESDSDHNPAQPSLSKKS; this is encoded by the exons ATGAACAGGTG TGACCCTCTCCTGGCTGGCCTACCCCGGGACTCTGACTACACTGTGACCTGCCACTGCTCATCATCCTTGCCCTCCACCGTGTGTTTGCCCACTGACAGGAAGTGTGACAAGTCCTGGG GCTCTTCCTCAGACAAGACCTTGGACTGTACAACTCATTGGTCCAGGACCTCAGATTTGGAGACCTTGGGGCCAGCCGCATCTGAGAACACAGGGACGTGTGTAGACTGGAGGCCTGGGTGGGGCTCGGGGCTTCAGCCACATGGGGCTCCCTTCTTCCCCAACCCAGACCTGATGAAGGAGAGCTATAATGAACAGGAACTTCTGAAGAGGCACTACCACATCACAAAG AAGTCCTTGGATACCAACAGTTTCAAGGTCAAAG CTAAGTCCACCACAATGATCCCCGACTCCCAGAAGCAATTGCGAGTTGAACTGGAGTCACTCAAGAGCCAGCTACAGGCCCAGACCAAG GCTTTTGAGTTCCTGAACCACTCAGTGACCCTGTTGGAGAAGGAGAGCTGCCTGCAGCAAATCAAGATCCAGCAGCTTGAAG AGGTGCTGAGCCCCACAGGCTGCGAGGTACAGAAGGAGCTGCACAAGTGGGGCCTGGAGCAGGGCCGGCAGGAGCTGTATGGGGCCCTGGCCAAAGGCCTGCAGGGACTGCAGAAGACCCTGCAGGACAATGAGGCTGTGCAGCAGGCCCGCATCACCCGCTGCCTGCAGCTGCTGGCCCAGGAGATCCAGGACAG CAAGAAGTTCCTATGGGAGGAGCTGGAGCTGGTTCGAGAGGAGGTGACCTTCATCTACCAGAAGCTCC AGGCTCAGGAGGAGGAGATCACAGAGAACCTGGTGAACATCCAGAAGATGCAGAAGACACAGGTGAAGTGCCGCAAG GTCCTGACCAAGATGAAGCAACAGAGGTATGAGACATGGAGGGATACTGAGGAGATGCCAGGAGGCAGTGGCTCCTGGAAGGATGACCTCCAGAAGGAGCTGAGCGACATATG GTCTGCCGTGCACTTGCTGCAGAACTCCATTGACGGCCTCACCATGTCTTCAGGGGGCTGCCATAAGGCTTCAAGCCTCAGGG GCCACACGGGGCACCGGTGCTTGAGCCCTCCACCTCACTCCTGGGACTCAGAATCCGACTCAGACCACAACCCTGCCCAGCCATCTTTGAGCAAGAAGAGCTGA
- the CCDC159 gene encoding coiled-coil domain-containing protein 159 isoform X2, whose translation MCDPLLAGLPRDSDYTVTCHCSSSLPSTVCLPTDRKCDKSWGSSSDKTLDCTTHWSRTSDLETLGPAASENTGTCVDWRPGWGSGLQPHGAPFFPNPDLMKESYNEQELLKRHYHITKKSLDTNSFKVKAKSTTMIPDSQKQLRVELESLKSQLQAQTKAFEFLNHSVTLLEKESCLQQIKIQQLEEVLSPTGCEVQKELHKWGLEQGRQELYGALAKGLQGLQKTLQDNEAVQQARITRCLQLLAQEIQDSKKFLWEELELVREEVTFIYQKLQAQEEEITENLVNIQKMQKTQVKCRKVLTKMKQQRYETWRDTEEMPGGSGSWKDDLQKELSDIWSAVHLLQNSIDGLTMSSGGCHKASSLRGHTGHRCLSPPPHSWDSESDSDHNPAQPSLSKKS comes from the exons ATGTG TGACCCTCTCCTGGCTGGCCTACCCCGGGACTCTGACTACACTGTGACCTGCCACTGCTCATCATCCTTGCCCTCCACCGTGTGTTTGCCCACTGACAGGAAGTGTGACAAGTCCTGGG GCTCTTCCTCAGACAAGACCTTGGACTGTACAACTCATTGGTCCAGGACCTCAGATTTGGAGACCTTGGGGCCAGCCGCATCTGAGAACACAGGGACGTGTGTAGACTGGAGGCCTGGGTGGGGCTCGGGGCTTCAGCCACATGGGGCTCCCTTCTTCCCCAACCCAGACCTGATGAAGGAGAGCTATAATGAACAGGAACTTCTGAAGAGGCACTACCACATCACAAAG AAGTCCTTGGATACCAACAGTTTCAAGGTCAAAG CTAAGTCCACCACAATGATCCCCGACTCCCAGAAGCAATTGCGAGTTGAACTGGAGTCACTCAAGAGCCAGCTACAGGCCCAGACCAAG GCTTTTGAGTTCCTGAACCACTCAGTGACCCTGTTGGAGAAGGAGAGCTGCCTGCAGCAAATCAAGATCCAGCAGCTTGAAG AGGTGCTGAGCCCCACAGGCTGCGAGGTACAGAAGGAGCTGCACAAGTGGGGCCTGGAGCAGGGCCGGCAGGAGCTGTATGGGGCCCTGGCCAAAGGCCTGCAGGGACTGCAGAAGACCCTGCAGGACAATGAGGCTGTGCAGCAGGCCCGCATCACCCGCTGCCTGCAGCTGCTGGCCCAGGAGATCCAGGACAG CAAGAAGTTCCTATGGGAGGAGCTGGAGCTGGTTCGAGAGGAGGTGACCTTCATCTACCAGAAGCTCC AGGCTCAGGAGGAGGAGATCACAGAGAACCTGGTGAACATCCAGAAGATGCAGAAGACACAGGTGAAGTGCCGCAAG GTCCTGACCAAGATGAAGCAACAGAGGTATGAGACATGGAGGGATACTGAGGAGATGCCAGGAGGCAGTGGCTCCTGGAAGGATGACCTCCAGAAGGAGCTGAGCGACATATG GTCTGCCGTGCACTTGCTGCAGAACTCCATTGACGGCCTCACCATGTCTTCAGGGGGCTGCCATAAGGCTTCAAGCCTCAGGG GCCACACGGGGCACCGGTGCTTGAGCCCTCCACCTCACTCCTGGGACTCAGAATCCGACTCAGACCACAACCCTGCCCAGCCATCTTTGAGCAAGAAGAGCTGA